A stretch of Crossiella cryophila DNA encodes these proteins:
- a CDS encoding DMT family transporter, protein MPHRVPLIPLLALAVAVLAVSTSGPLIAFAAAPALAIAFWRNTIAVGLLTPFVAARRGPELRAAVAGDKRGPGGYSVLAGAMLALHFGTWMSSAQLTTVATSIALGCTQPVWAGLIAVCQGKRLPMSTWLGIGLAVAGAVWTTGADFQVSGAALWGDVLAVLGGMAAAGYVALGEHARTALTTTTYTTICYATCALVLLVVCLSAGIPLTGYPDTTWLAILAIALGAQLLGHSMFNYALHAVSATTISLVTLLEVPGAALLAWAWLGQTPRPASLPGLALLLAGVAVVVLAGARRPAVAPVAG, encoded by the coding sequence GTGCCCCATCGTGTCCCGCTGATCCCACTGCTCGCCCTGGCCGTGGCCGTGCTCGCGGTGTCCACCTCCGGCCCGCTGATCGCCTTCGCCGCCGCGCCCGCGCTGGCGATCGCGTTCTGGCGCAACACGATCGCGGTCGGCCTGCTCACCCCGTTCGTCGCGGCACGCCGCGGCCCGGAGCTACGCGCCGCGGTGGCCGGGGACAAACGCGGCCCCGGCGGCTACAGCGTGCTGGCAGGCGCGATGCTGGCCCTGCACTTCGGCACCTGGATGTCCAGCGCCCAGCTCACCACGGTGGCCACCTCGATCGCGCTGGGCTGCACGCAACCGGTGTGGGCCGGGCTGATCGCGGTGTGCCAGGGCAAGCGCTTGCCGATGAGCACCTGGCTGGGCATCGGCCTGGCGGTGGCCGGCGCGGTGTGGACCACGGGCGCGGACTTCCAGGTCTCCGGCGCCGCGCTGTGGGGTGATGTGCTGGCGGTGCTGGGCGGCATGGCCGCCGCGGGTTACGTGGCACTGGGCGAGCACGCCCGCACCGCGCTGACCACCACCACCTACACCACGATCTGCTACGCCACCTGCGCGCTGGTGCTGCTGGTGGTGTGCCTGAGCGCGGGCATCCCGCTGACCGGCTACCCGGACACCACCTGGCTGGCCATCCTGGCCATCGCGCTGGGCGCGCAGCTGCTCGGGCACTCGATGTTCAACTACGCCCTGCACGCGGTCTCGGCCACCACGATCAGCCTGGTCACGCTGCTGGAGGTGCCGGGGGCGGCACTGCTGGCCTGGGCCTGGCTGGGCCAGACCCCTCGGCCCGCGTCGCTGCCGGGGCTGGCGTTGCTGCTGGCCGGGGTCGCGGTGGTGGTGCTGGCCGGGGCCCGGCGGCCCGCGGTGGCGCCGGTGGCCGGATAG